The genomic interval TGAGCATGGCGGCGATCGGGGCCAGGATCACCATCAGCAGCCCCGTCGCCGGGTTGTCGTCCTCGTCGCCGCCGAAGAACAGGCCGAAGTGCGCCAGGTTGCTGATGGCGCCGGCCAGGGTGGCGGTGATCGTCAGCAGGAGCATGTCGCGGTTCTTGACGTGCGCCAGCTCGTGCGCGATCACCCCCTCCAGCTCTTCGCGCGAGACGATCTGCATGATCCCCTCGGTGACGCAGACCACCGCGTGCTCGGGGCTGCGCCCCGTGGCGAAGGCGTTGGGCTGCGCGTGCGGGGCCACGGCCACGGTGGGCATCGGCAGGCCGGCGCGCTGCCGCAGCCGGTCGACCATGGCGTACAGCTCGGGCGCCTCCTGCGGCCCCACCACGCGGGCGCCGTACATCCGGAGCACCATCGACGCCGAGGCGAAGTACATCACGAAGTTCATCAGCCCGGCGAAGACCAGCGCCATGATCAACCCGCTCTGGCCGCCGAACGCGCTCCCCAGCGCGCCGAGCAGGGCCGTCATGGCCGCCATCAGCAGGAAGACCTTCACGTTGTTCATCGTTCTCTCCGTTGCGTGCGAAGCCCCGCGGTCACGATCAGCCGATCCCGCCCCGCGGATGCCGTATCTGCCTACTCCGTTGACGGTTACGCGTTCCGGCAACGCGCGTGCCCTAATGTTCCCGCCACGCTGGCAGGCCCCTCCGCCGTCCCAGGACCAGCTGCTGTCCGCCAGGTGTCCTCCCGCGTGTGGCCGCAGGGCAAAACAAAAGCGAGACCCTACGGCACGTTGCGTGTCGTAGTGGTCTCGCCGAGGTCCGCTCCGGGCCTCCCCGCGGGCCGGGGGCGCCTGCCGGACGCCCCGTCTTGACGGCCCGCGGGTGCCGGCGGCGCGATCACGCTTCCGCCGGCGGGCTACTCCCCACAGGTTATCTCTTCTTGCGCCTTGAGAGTAATCAGGGCTGGCTTCGTGCGTCAAGAGCCTGTCGAGGGTGGGGAAGATGAATCGATCCAGCGTGGGGCGGTTGTTCGTGGGGGTGCCGATCCCGGGGGAGGTGCGGAGCGCGCTGGAGGCGCACCTGCGCGCGACGTTCGGCGAGCGGGTGCCGGGGAAGCCGGTGCCGCCGCAGAACTGGCACCTGACGCTGCGCTTCCTGGGCGACACGGACGCGGAGCGGCACCGGCGCCTGGTGGAGGGGCTGCGGGAGACCGGAGCCGGGCCGGCGTTCGGGCTCTCCTTCGGCGGGCTGGGCGCGTTCCCGCGGCCGGCGCGGGCGACGGTGCTGTGGGTCGGCGTCGGCGAGGGGAGGGACGAGATCCGCGCGCTGGCGGCGAAGGTCGAGCAGGCGGCGCGGGACGCCGGGTTCGCGCCCGAGGAGAAGGAGTTCTCGCCGCACCTCACCCTCAGCCGCCTCAACCCGCCGGCCGACCTGCGCCGCGACGTGCAGACGGCGAGGCCCTTCGGCGGGCGGATGACCGTGGATTCGTTCGTCCTCTTCCGCAGCCACCTGGGCGGGGGGCCGCCGCGCTACGAACGGATGGAGAGCTTTCCGCTGACCTAGGGAACAGGGGACAGCCAGCGGGACCGTTGCTATTTGCAGGCTGTTCCCTGTCCCCTGCAGTTCCCACCTTTCAGCCCCGGAGCGTCAGCCGATGAGCATCCCCTACACCGACCGCGAGATCGCCGAGCGCCTCCAGCGCGACCTGCCGGCGTGGAAGCACGAGGAGGGGCACCTCACCCGCACCTTCGAGACGGGGGATTGGCAGCGCACGCTGCTGCTGGCCAACGCCATCGGCTTCGTGGGCGAGGCGGCGTGGCACCACCCCGACCTGCACCTGAGCTACCCGCGCCTCAAGGTGCTGCTTACCACCCACGACGCGGGCGGGATCACCGACAAGGACTTCGAGCTGGCCCGGCGCATCGAGGAGGTCGCCACCTGGCAGCCATCGGGCGGGGCGCTCACGGGGCCGGAAGAGGGGTGGTTCAAGTAGCCATGTAATGAAGAACTCTGGAGGTGAATGGCACGACGCGTTTCGTAGGGGCGAGCATGCGAGTCCGAAGACAGGCCGGCCCGGCGCGAGTGGCTGCTTCCAGCGCATGGGCTGGCATCTGCCGGTCGAGGCATGCCTCGACCCTACGGGAATTACCCGGTCAGATTCGTGTGCTGGTACGAAAATCTCTGAGGGGTCCGGGCTTCGCGAGGGAGCACGGGAACCAGGGAGGAGCAGGATGCAGCTCGAAGGACGGGTGGCGCTGATCACCGGCGCGGGAGAGGGGATCGGGCGGGCGGCGGCGCTGCTGCTGGCGAAGGAGGGCGCCAGGATCGGGGCGCTCGGGCGCACGCGCGAGGACCTGGACAAGGTGGTGGAGGAGATCCGCAAGGCGGGCGGGGAGGGGACCGTGCTGCTGGCCGACATCTCGAAACCGGACGAGATGGAGGCGGCGGTCGAGCAGCTGGTGAAGGAATACGGGCGCATCGACGTGGTGTTCGCCAACGCTGGCGTCAACGGGGTGTGGGCGCCGATCGAGGAGCTGACTCCCGAGGAGTGGGACCAGACGCTCGGCATCAACCTCAAGGGCACCTTCCTCACCATCAAGTACACGGTGCCGCACCTCAAGAAGCGCGGTGGCTCGGTGATCGTCACCTCGTCGGTGAACGGCACGCGCATCTTCAGCAACACGGGGGCGACGGCCTACTCGACCTCGAAGGCGGGGCAGGTGGCGCTCACCAAGATGCTGGCGCTGGAGCTGGCGCCGTCGAAGGTGCGCGTGAACGTGATCTGCCCCGGTGCCATCGAGACGGAGATCGACGAGAACACCGAGAAGCGCGACCTGGAGAAGGTGCAGACGCCGGTGGAGTTCCCCGAGGGGCACATGCCGCTGGAGCGCGGACCCGGCAGCGCCGAGCAGGTGGCACGGCTGGTGCTCTTCCTGGCCTCCGACGCGTCGGACCACATCACCGGCACGCCGATCTGGATCGACGGCGGCGAGTCGCTCCTGAAGGGGTGATGCCGCCACTGGAGGAGCCCATGGCCGCGGAGCCGACCGACCAGGCGCCGGCCGAGCCCGTGAAGGGCACGGGAGAGCACGGCGACCTCCCCGCTTCCGCCCGCCCCGACCGCGAGGCGGAGCACGGGCACACCGACGAGACGGTGGACGAAGCGTCGGACGAGAGCTTCCCGGCGAGCGACCCGCCGGCGTTCACGCACGCGCACGCGGGCCCGCCGCAGCACGGGGCGGGGCGGCCGGGAGGACGGAACGAGGGAGGACAGGGTTGAAGATCACGCTGCTTTCGGACGAGCGCATCCGGCTGGACGGCGGCGGGGGGCCCATGACCATCGAGGCGCCCTCGGCCGACATGACGTACTCGCCCTTCCACATGATGGCGAGCGGGCTGGCGAGCTGCACCTACGCGGTGCTCCAGTCGTGGGCCACGCACGCGAAGCTCCCCGCCGACGGGCTGGCGCTGGAGGTGGGGTGGAGCTTCGCGGAGGAGCCGCACCGGGTGGCGCGCTACGAGGTGGACATCGAGTGGCCGGGGCTGCCGGAGAACCGGCTGGCGGCGGCCAGGCGGGTGGCCGACATGTGCACGGTGAAGGTGACGCTGGCGCACCCGCCCGAGGTCGCCACCGAGGTGAAGACGGAGGCGAAGGCGGCATGAAGACGTTCCCCGTGGTCCGCTTCGTGATCGCCGGGCAGGAGACGGAGGCCTGCGGGTCGGGCCGCCCATGGACGGTGGTCTACGACGGCCAGTGCAAGGTGTGCAACCGGCTGGTGGGGCTCCTGCGCAGGTGGGACACCCGCAACGAGATCGAGGTGATCCCCTTCCAGAACACCACGGTCCTCGACCGCTTCCCCTGGATCCCCGCGTCCGCCTACGCGGAGGCGATGCAGCTGGTGGGGCCCGGCGGGCAGACGTGGCAGGGGGGCGACGCCATCGAGCAGCTGCTGAAGATCCTCCCCTTCGGCGGGCTGCTGGGGTGGGCGTTCAAGGTCCCCTTCTTCGGGGAGCTGTTCAACCGCTTCTACCGCTGGTTCGCGCGCAACCGCTACAAGTTCGGCTGCGGCGAGCACTGCGTGACCCGCACGGGGAAGATGGACTTCCACGAAGAGGAGGAGGCCGCCGCCGCGTGAGCCGGTCCGGTGGCCGAGCCGGACCGCGGACGATGATGGCAGCAGCCCCGGGCGACGGTGCGTCGGCCGGGGCTGTG from Longimicrobium sp. carries:
- the thpR gene encoding RNA 2',3'-cyclic phosphodiesterase, which translates into the protein MNRSSVGRLFVGVPIPGEVRSALEAHLRATFGERVPGKPVPPQNWHLTLRFLGDTDAERHRRLVEGLRETGAGPAFGLSFGGLGAFPRPARATVLWVGVGEGRDEIRALAAKVEQAARDAGFAPEEKEFSPHLTLSRLNPPADLRRDVQTARPFGGRMTVDSFVLFRSHLGGGPPRYERMESFPLT
- a CDS encoding OsmC family protein, which encodes MKITLLSDERIRLDGGGGPMTIEAPSADMTYSPFHMMASGLASCTYAVLQSWATHAKLPADGLALEVGWSFAEEPHRVARYEVDIEWPGLPENRLAAARRVADMCTVKVTLAHPPEVATEVKTEAKAA
- a CDS encoding zinc metalloprotease HtpX encodes the protein MNNVKVFLLMAAMTALLGALGSAFGGQSGLIMALVFAGLMNFVMYFASASMVLRMYGARVVGPQEAPELYAMVDRLRQRAGLPMPTVAVAPHAQPNAFATGRSPEHAVVCVTEGIMQIVSREELEGVIAHELAHVKNRDMLLLTITATLAGAISNLAHFGLFFGGDEDDNPATGLLMVILAPIAAMLIQLAVSRQREFKADAVGAQISGRPLGLANALRKLDAAAHRIPMHVSPAVAPLAQVNPLAAFGGGLTKLFSTHPPTEERVARLEALATRTDPRLAA
- a CDS encoding DUF393 domain-containing protein: MKTFPVVRFVIAGQETEACGSGRPWTVVYDGQCKVCNRLVGLLRRWDTRNEIEVIPFQNTTVLDRFPWIPASAYAEAMQLVGPGGQTWQGGDAIEQLLKILPFGGLLGWAFKVPFFGELFNRFYRWFARNRYKFGCGEHCVTRTGKMDFHEEEEAAAA
- a CDS encoding 4a-hydroxytetrahydrobiopterin dehydratase codes for the protein MSIPYTDREIAERLQRDLPAWKHEEGHLTRTFETGDWQRTLLLANAIGFVGEAAWHHPDLHLSYPRLKVLLTTHDAGGITDKDFELARRIEEVATWQPSGGALTGPEEGWFK
- a CDS encoding SDR family NAD(P)-dependent oxidoreductase; translated protein: MQLEGRVALITGAGEGIGRAAALLLAKEGARIGALGRTREDLDKVVEEIRKAGGEGTVLLADISKPDEMEAAVEQLVKEYGRIDVVFANAGVNGVWAPIEELTPEEWDQTLGINLKGTFLTIKYTVPHLKKRGGSVIVTSSVNGTRIFSNTGATAYSTSKAGQVALTKMLALELAPSKVRVNVICPGAIETEIDENTEKRDLEKVQTPVEFPEGHMPLERGPGSAEQVARLVLFLASDASDHITGTPIWIDGGESLLKG